A portion of the Lolium rigidum isolate FL_2022 chromosome 1, APGP_CSIRO_Lrig_0.1, whole genome shotgun sequence genome contains these proteins:
- the LOC124674289 gene encoding senescence-specific cysteine protease SAG39-like — MAIPRASLLAILGCLFFFSSALAARELNDDLSMVAMHESWMAQYGRVYKDAAEKSERFEIFKANARFIESFNAAGHKFWLNTNQFADISNDEFRATKINKGFIANKKVKVPRTFRYENMSLDALPTTVDWRTKGAVTPVKDQGQCGCCWAFSAVAATEGVVKISTGTLISLSEQELVDCDVHGEDQGCEGGLMDDAFKFIIKNGGLTKESSYPYSAADGKCKSGSSSAATIKSYEDVPTNDEGALMKAVASQPVSVAVDGGDMTFQFYSGGVMTGSCGTDLDHGIAAIGYGTTSDGTKYWLMKNSWGTTWGENGFLRMEKDITDKKGMCGLAMEPSYPTA, encoded by the exons ATGGCTATCCCCAGAGCTTCGCTACTTGCCATCCTTGGTTGTCTCTTCTTCTTTAGCTCTGCCCTCGCAGCTCGAGAGCTGAACGATGACTTGTCCATGGTGGCAATGCATGAGAGTTGGATGGCGCAATACGGTCGCGTCTACAAGGATGCTGCCGAGAAATCAGAAAGGTTTGAGATATTCAAGGCTAATGCTCGATTCATCGAGTCCTTCAATGCTGCAGGCCACAAGTTCTGGCTCAACACCAACCAATTTGCGGACATTAGCAATGATGAGTTTAGGGCAAccaagatcaacaaggggtttatTGCAAACAAGAAGGTGAAGGTTCCTAGAACTTTCAGGTACGAGAATATGAGCCTTGATGCACTCCCGACGACGGTGGACTGGAGGACAAAGGGTGCGGTCACTCCCGTCAAGGATCAAGGCCAGTGTG GTTGTTGCTGGGCTTTTTCTGCTGTTGCTGCAACAGAGGGCGTTGTCAAGATAAGTACCGGCACTCTTATCTCGCTCTCGGAGCAAGAATTGGTGGATTGTGATGTCCACGGTGAGGACCAGGGCTGCGAGGGCGGTCTCATGGACGACGCATTCAAGTTCATTATCAAGAATGGAGGTCTCACTAAGGAGTCCAGCTATCCATATTCAGCAGCTGACGGCAAATGCAAGAGCGGGTCAAGCAGTGCTGCAACAATTAAAAGCTATGAGGATGTACCTACCAATGATGAGGGTGCCCTCATGAAGGCAGTGGCAAGCCAACCAGTGTCAGTTGCGGTGGACGGAGGTGACATGACATTTCAATTCTACTCCGGTGGTGTGATGACCGGTTCATGTGGTACTGATTTGGATCATGGGATTGCAGCCATCGGTTATGGTACCACCAGTGATGGTACAAAGTATTGGTTGATGAAGAATTCTTGGGGCACAACATGGGGTGAGAATGGATTTTTAAGGATGGAAAAGGACATTACTGACAAGAAGGGTATGTGCGGCCTTGCCATGGAGCCCTCTTACCCCACAGCTTAA